The proteins below come from a single Ostrinia nubilalis chromosome Z, ilOstNubi1.1, whole genome shotgun sequence genomic window:
- the LOC135086588 gene encoding uncharacterized protein LOC135086588 gives MEKSETNDDVQQNQDDNTTSLVMNTFYKVANDAGVTAEDITKYLVGKFGDVWQVSTLTSKAEEALKRKAADGLLEQQGDRFIAALARETGCGKRRRRRSCGRVRKRRRRSCRRKRKKKPCCCKKN, from the exons ATGGAAAAATCGGAGACAAACGACGATGTCCAACAGAACCAGGATGACAATACCACCTCATTGGTGATGAACACCTTCTACAAAGTGGCCAATGACGCAGGCGTCACCGCCGAAGACATAACTAAATACCTCGTGGGCAAGTTTGGAGACGTTTGGCAG GTGTCCACGCTAACAAGTAAAGCTGAAGAAGCGTTAAAGCGCAAGGCAGCTGATGGCTTGTTGGAGCAACAAGGAGACCGGTTCATAGCTGCGCTGGCCAGGGAGACCGGTTGCGGGAAGCGGCGGCGCCGCCGGAGTTGCGGCAGGGTGCGCAAGCGCAGACGCCGAAGCTGCCGCCGCAAGAGGAAAAAGAAGCCGTGCTGTTGCAAGAAAAACTAA
- the LOC135087042 gene encoding protamine-like, whose protein sequence is MSHNEILQRQEQNTAKLVMNTFYKVAGTDGVTADEITRYLQEKFGDVWRMNALTGKAEETLKRSAALGFLDRLGDRYVAKIAREMGCCRRRRKRRRSCRRKKKRRRSCRRRRRRRSRRRRRRKRSCCCGK, encoded by the exons ATGTCACACAACGAAATACTGCAGAGGCAGGAGCAGAACACCGCCAAGCTGGTGATGAACACCTTCTACAAGGTGGCCGGCACTGATGGCGTCACAGCAGACGAAATCACAAG GTACCTGCAAGAGAAATTCGGCGATGTATGGCGGATGAACGCGTTGACGGGCAAAGCTGAAGAGACGCTAAAGCGCAGTGCGGCTCTGGGTTTCCTGGACAGGCTCGGCGACCGGTATGTGGCGAAGATCGCCCGCGAGATGGGCTGTTGCCGGCGTCGCCGCAAGCGCCGGCGCAGTTGCCGCCGGAAGAAAAAAAGGCGTCGCAGctgccgccgacgccgccgccgtcgcagccgccgccgccgccgcaggaaGCGCTCCTGCTGTTGCGGGAAGTAG